One window of the Salminus brasiliensis chromosome 1, fSalBra1.hap2, whole genome shotgun sequence genome contains the following:
- the LOC140577453 gene encoding uncharacterized protein: MKERDFMPNMERGKPATYTGDKKAKMAAKTNKKWVRLATVFAYVLSVSLAAIILAVYYSLIWKPTSASPLPRRPDVAAVVSTTPMSSSLINSTDHVSDNGNRTDISAAEPGATVETTHTGSDSAEGESHGMASKEEAPHGDLAPRITNTDPTELYTTEQSHAGPSTVEGDGVIDLPGTQEVKDFVQDRYEGSGADSAAENQPVELTRTHKPPGWEPESPSESSLEWTTGPATWRTFLERPDDSTFTHVELELAEGSSPLQDEVAPKEAEDSTFVFTPGRT, translated from the coding sequence ATGAAGGAGAGGGACTTCATGCCAAACATGGAGCGAGGTAAACCTGCCACATACACGGGGgacaaaaaggcaaaaatggcCGCTAAGACCAACAAGAAGTGGGTGAGACTGGCTACAGTTTTTGCGTACGTTTTGTCCGTGTCTCTGGCTGCCATCATCCTGGCCGTTTACTACAGTCTGATATGGAAGCCAACGTCTGCATCGCCGTTGCCTAGACGGCCAGATGTTGCGGCCGTGGTCTCTACCACCCCCATGAGCTCAAGTCTTATCAATAGCACAGATCATGTCTCAGACAATGGCAACAGGACTGATATTTCCGCTGCAGAGCCGGGGGCTACGGTGGAAACCACACATACAGGATCAGATTCTGCAGAAGGAGAGTCCCATGGGATGGCCAGCAAAGAGGAAGCCCCCCATGGAGACCTAGCACCCAGGATAACAAATACTGACCCCACAGAACTGTACACTACAGAGCAAAGCCAtgctggtccatctacagttgaAGGAGACGGAGTTATAGACTTGCCTGGGACGCAGGAGGTCAAAGACTTTGTACAGGACAGGTATGAGGGTTCTGGGGCTGACTCCGCTGCAGAGAACCAACCAGTGGAACTCACCCGTACACACAAGCCACCCGGCTGGGAACCTGAGTCTCCCAGCGAGAGCTCACTGGAGTGGACAACTGGTCCGGCCACGTGGAGAACCTTCTTGGAAAGACCAGATGATTCCACCTTCACGCATGTCGAGCTGGAACTGGCCGAGGGGTCTTCTCCGCTGCAGGACGAGGTGGCTCCTAAAGAGGCAGAGGACTCCACCTTTGTGTTCACACCGGGGCGTACGTGA